From one Lycium ferocissimum isolate CSIRO_LF1 chromosome 7, AGI_CSIRO_Lferr_CH_V1, whole genome shotgun sequence genomic stretch:
- the LOC132064676 gene encoding protein DA1-like isoform X5, with translation MFANRFLDEGPSYQDQFSEDENEDVVRAIELSLQESNGKEIYTGDMEFPQNDEVEELAQALEESTLSSTDLSTSTEGSELKWWKIFKEFNPSVHTSKGRSWWRKSSKQRNTPICDVCEEQIGDIKYITLSDGRKLCPDCRYTAVMDPEDCKPLLDEVHRFFKGLNMKIRYYIPILLVDEQELIRIHKKVVLGSTIYEKFELDAVTYVSRSIQRGENIEVVKEVEQLPPGRKVRAVLLLYGFPKLAIGSTLAHELMHAWMRVKGYRRLSLNIAEGLSQVMAHKWLEWQSFTGDDYMKSTSEKAQFLRNLKEFMKDGIEKRYSEAYGHGFREAKWAVERYGLRYTLEHIARTGKLPE, from the exons ATGTTTGCAAATAGATTTCTGGATGAAGGTCCTTCTTACCAG GACCAATTCTCAGAAGATGAGAATGAGGACGTGGTTCGTGCTATTGAACTATCTCTTCAAGAATcaaatggaaaagaaatatataCAGGTG ATATGGAGTTTCCCCAGAATGATGAAGTAGAAGAACTTGCACAAGCGCTGGAAGAAAGCACGTTATCTTCCACAGATTTGAG CACCAGCACCGAAGGCAGCGAACTGAAATGGTGGAAAATTTTCAAGGAGTTTAATCCATCTGTCCACACATCAAA GGGCCGTTCTTGGTGGAGAAAGAGTAGCAAGCAGCGGAATACCCCTATTTGTGATGTTTGTGAGGAACAA ATAGGAGACATCAAGTATATCACTCTGAGTGATGGTCGAAAACTTTGCCCTGATTGTCGTTATACAGCAGTTATGGATCCTGAAGATTGTAAGCCCCTTCTCGATGAAGTGCACAGATTTTTCAAGGGATTAAACATGAAAATCAGATATTACATTCCAATTCTGTTAGTTGATGAACAAGAGTTAATCAGAATCCATAAAAAG GTCGTACTTGGCTCGACGATTTATGAGAAATTTGAACTGGATGCCGTAACTTAT GTGTCAAGGTCAATACAAAGGGGTGAAAATATTGAAGTGGTGAAAGAAGTAGAACAACTGCCTCCAGGACGCAAAGTGAGAGCAGTGCTGCTTTTATATGGCTTTCCAAA GTTGGCCATAGGATCAACTTTGGCTCATGAATTGATGCATGCTTGGATGCGCGTTAAAG GCTATAGAAGACTGTCCCTAAATATAGCAGAAGGTCTTTCCCAGGTTATGGCTCACAAGTGGCTAGAATGGCAATCTTTCACTGGTGATGACTACATGAAGAGTACAAGTGAAAAAGCTCAGTTCTTGAGAAATCTGAAAGAGTTTATGAAAGATGGAATAGAAAAAAGATATTCCGAGGCCTACGGTCATGGATTTAGAGAAGCGAAATGGGCAGTTGAACGTTATGGTTTAAGATACACACTCGAGCATATTGCTCGTACAGGCAAGTTACCTGAATGA
- the LOC132064676 gene encoding protein DA1-like isoform X4, producing MFANRFLDEGPSYQDQFSEDENEDVVRAIELSLQESNGKEIYTDMEFPQNDEVEELAQALEESTLSSTDLRGRSWWRKSSKQRNTPICDVCEEQICSAWFRCSYWGQTVCKKHISDGSPYCCACSRFKIGDIKYITLSDGRKLCPDCRYTAVMDPEDCKPLLDEVHRFFKGLNMKIRYYIPILLVDEQELIRIHKKVVLGSTIYEKFELDAVTYVSRSIQRGENIEVVKEVEQLPPGRKVRAVLLLYGFPKLAIGSTLAHELMHAWMRVKGYRRLSLNIAEGLSQVMAHKWLEWQSFTGDDYMKSTSEKAQFLRNLKEFMKDGIEKRYSEAYGHGFREAKWAVERYGLRYTLEHIARTGKLPE from the exons ATGTTTGCAAATAGATTTCTGGATGAAGGTCCTTCTTACCAG GACCAATTCTCAGAAGATGAGAATGAGGACGTGGTTCGTGCTATTGAACTATCTCTTCAAGAATcaaatggaaaagaaatatataCAG ATATGGAGTTTCCCCAGAATGATGAAGTAGAAGAACTTGCACAAGCGCTGGAAGAAAGCACGTTATCTTCCACAGATTTGAG GGGCCGTTCTTGGTGGAGAAAGAGTAGCAAGCAGCGGAATACCCCTATTTGTGATGTTTGTGAGGAACAA ATTTGCTCGGCGTGGTTTAGGTGTTCCTACTGGGGCCAGACTGTCTGTAAAAAACATATATCTGATGGATCTCCTTATTGCTGTGCCTGTTCTAGATTTAAG ATAGGAGACATCAAGTATATCACTCTGAGTGATGGTCGAAAACTTTGCCCTGATTGTCGTTATACAGCAGTTATGGATCCTGAAGATTGTAAGCCCCTTCTCGATGAAGTGCACAGATTTTTCAAGGGATTAAACATGAAAATCAGATATTACATTCCAATTCTGTTAGTTGATGAACAAGAGTTAATCAGAATCCATAAAAAG GTCGTACTTGGCTCGACGATTTATGAGAAATTTGAACTGGATGCCGTAACTTAT GTGTCAAGGTCAATACAAAGGGGTGAAAATATTGAAGTGGTGAAAGAAGTAGAACAACTGCCTCCAGGACGCAAAGTGAGAGCAGTGCTGCTTTTATATGGCTTTCCAAA GTTGGCCATAGGATCAACTTTGGCTCATGAATTGATGCATGCTTGGATGCGCGTTAAAG GCTATAGAAGACTGTCCCTAAATATAGCAGAAGGTCTTTCCCAGGTTATGGCTCACAAGTGGCTAGAATGGCAATCTTTCACTGGTGATGACTACATGAAGAGTACAAGTGAAAAAGCTCAGTTCTTGAGAAATCTGAAAGAGTTTATGAAAGATGGAATAGAAAAAAGATATTCCGAGGCCTACGGTCATGGATTTAGAGAAGCGAAATGGGCAGTTGAACGTTATGGTTTAAGATACACACTCGAGCATATTGCTCGTACAGGCAAGTTACCTGAATGA
- the LOC132064676 gene encoding protein DA1-like isoform X3, whose product MFANRFLDEGPSYQDQFSEDENEDVVRAIELSLQESNGKEIYTGDMEFPQNDEVEELAQALEESTLSSTDLRGRSWWRKSSKQRNTPICDVCEEQICSAWFRCSYWGQTVCKKHISDGSPYCCACSRFKIGDIKYITLSDGRKLCPDCRYTAVMDPEDCKPLLDEVHRFFKGLNMKIRYYIPILLVDEQELIRIHKKVVLGSTIYEKFELDAVTYVSRSIQRGENIEVVKEVEQLPPGRKVRAVLLLYGFPKLAIGSTLAHELMHAWMRVKGYRRLSLNIAEGLSQVMAHKWLEWQSFTGDDYMKSTSEKAQFLRNLKEFMKDGIEKRYSEAYGHGFREAKWAVERYGLRYTLEHIARTGKLPE is encoded by the exons ATGTTTGCAAATAGATTTCTGGATGAAGGTCCTTCTTACCAG GACCAATTCTCAGAAGATGAGAATGAGGACGTGGTTCGTGCTATTGAACTATCTCTTCAAGAATcaaatggaaaagaaatatataCAGGTG ATATGGAGTTTCCCCAGAATGATGAAGTAGAAGAACTTGCACAAGCGCTGGAAGAAAGCACGTTATCTTCCACAGATTTGAG GGGCCGTTCTTGGTGGAGAAAGAGTAGCAAGCAGCGGAATACCCCTATTTGTGATGTTTGTGAGGAACAA ATTTGCTCGGCGTGGTTTAGGTGTTCCTACTGGGGCCAGACTGTCTGTAAAAAACATATATCTGATGGATCTCCTTATTGCTGTGCCTGTTCTAGATTTAAG ATAGGAGACATCAAGTATATCACTCTGAGTGATGGTCGAAAACTTTGCCCTGATTGTCGTTATACAGCAGTTATGGATCCTGAAGATTGTAAGCCCCTTCTCGATGAAGTGCACAGATTTTTCAAGGGATTAAACATGAAAATCAGATATTACATTCCAATTCTGTTAGTTGATGAACAAGAGTTAATCAGAATCCATAAAAAG GTCGTACTTGGCTCGACGATTTATGAGAAATTTGAACTGGATGCCGTAACTTAT GTGTCAAGGTCAATACAAAGGGGTGAAAATATTGAAGTGGTGAAAGAAGTAGAACAACTGCCTCCAGGACGCAAAGTGAGAGCAGTGCTGCTTTTATATGGCTTTCCAAA GTTGGCCATAGGATCAACTTTGGCTCATGAATTGATGCATGCTTGGATGCGCGTTAAAG GCTATAGAAGACTGTCCCTAAATATAGCAGAAGGTCTTTCCCAGGTTATGGCTCACAAGTGGCTAGAATGGCAATCTTTCACTGGTGATGACTACATGAAGAGTACAAGTGAAAAAGCTCAGTTCTTGAGAAATCTGAAAGAGTTTATGAAAGATGGAATAGAAAAAAGATATTCCGAGGCCTACGGTCATGGATTTAGAGAAGCGAAATGGGCAGTTGAACGTTATGGTTTAAGATACACACTCGAGCATATTGCTCGTACAGGCAAGTTACCTGAATGA
- the LOC132064676 gene encoding protein DA1-like isoform X2 — protein MFANRFLDEGPSYQDQFSEDENEDVVRAIELSLQESNGKEIYTDMEFPQNDEVEELAQALEESTLSSTDLSTSTEGSELKWWKIFKEFNPSVHTSKGRSWWRKSSKQRNTPICDVCEEQICSAWFRCSYWGQTVCKKHISDGSPYCCACSRFKIGDIKYITLSDGRKLCPDCRYTAVMDPEDCKPLLDEVHRFFKGLNMKIRYYIPILLVDEQELIRIHKKVVLGSTIYEKFELDAVTYVSRSIQRGENIEVVKEVEQLPPGRKVRAVLLLYGFPKLAIGSTLAHELMHAWMRVKGYRRLSLNIAEGLSQVMAHKWLEWQSFTGDDYMKSTSEKAQFLRNLKEFMKDGIEKRYSEAYGHGFREAKWAVERYGLRYTLEHIARTGKLPE, from the exons ATGTTTGCAAATAGATTTCTGGATGAAGGTCCTTCTTACCAG GACCAATTCTCAGAAGATGAGAATGAGGACGTGGTTCGTGCTATTGAACTATCTCTTCAAGAATcaaatggaaaagaaatatataCAG ATATGGAGTTTCCCCAGAATGATGAAGTAGAAGAACTTGCACAAGCGCTGGAAGAAAGCACGTTATCTTCCACAGATTTGAG CACCAGCACCGAAGGCAGCGAACTGAAATGGTGGAAAATTTTCAAGGAGTTTAATCCATCTGTCCACACATCAAA GGGCCGTTCTTGGTGGAGAAAGAGTAGCAAGCAGCGGAATACCCCTATTTGTGATGTTTGTGAGGAACAA ATTTGCTCGGCGTGGTTTAGGTGTTCCTACTGGGGCCAGACTGTCTGTAAAAAACATATATCTGATGGATCTCCTTATTGCTGTGCCTGTTCTAGATTTAAG ATAGGAGACATCAAGTATATCACTCTGAGTGATGGTCGAAAACTTTGCCCTGATTGTCGTTATACAGCAGTTATGGATCCTGAAGATTGTAAGCCCCTTCTCGATGAAGTGCACAGATTTTTCAAGGGATTAAACATGAAAATCAGATATTACATTCCAATTCTGTTAGTTGATGAACAAGAGTTAATCAGAATCCATAAAAAG GTCGTACTTGGCTCGACGATTTATGAGAAATTTGAACTGGATGCCGTAACTTAT GTGTCAAGGTCAATACAAAGGGGTGAAAATATTGAAGTGGTGAAAGAAGTAGAACAACTGCCTCCAGGACGCAAAGTGAGAGCAGTGCTGCTTTTATATGGCTTTCCAAA GTTGGCCATAGGATCAACTTTGGCTCATGAATTGATGCATGCTTGGATGCGCGTTAAAG GCTATAGAAGACTGTCCCTAAATATAGCAGAAGGTCTTTCCCAGGTTATGGCTCACAAGTGGCTAGAATGGCAATCTTTCACTGGTGATGACTACATGAAGAGTACAAGTGAAAAAGCTCAGTTCTTGAGAAATCTGAAAGAGTTTATGAAAGATGGAATAGAAAAAAGATATTCCGAGGCCTACGGTCATGGATTTAGAGAAGCGAAATGGGCAGTTGAACGTTATGGTTTAAGATACACACTCGAGCATATTGCTCGTACAGGCAAGTTACCTGAATGA
- the LOC132064676 gene encoding protein DA1-like isoform X1, with product MFANRFLDEGPSYQDQFSEDENEDVVRAIELSLQESNGKEIYTGDMEFPQNDEVEELAQALEESTLSSTDLSTSTEGSELKWWKIFKEFNPSVHTSKGRSWWRKSSKQRNTPICDVCEEQICSAWFRCSYWGQTVCKKHISDGSPYCCACSRFKIGDIKYITLSDGRKLCPDCRYTAVMDPEDCKPLLDEVHRFFKGLNMKIRYYIPILLVDEQELIRIHKKVVLGSTIYEKFELDAVTYVSRSIQRGENIEVVKEVEQLPPGRKVRAVLLLYGFPKLAIGSTLAHELMHAWMRVKGYRRLSLNIAEGLSQVMAHKWLEWQSFTGDDYMKSTSEKAQFLRNLKEFMKDGIEKRYSEAYGHGFREAKWAVERYGLRYTLEHIARTGKLPE from the exons ATGTTTGCAAATAGATTTCTGGATGAAGGTCCTTCTTACCAG GACCAATTCTCAGAAGATGAGAATGAGGACGTGGTTCGTGCTATTGAACTATCTCTTCAAGAATcaaatggaaaagaaatatataCAGGTG ATATGGAGTTTCCCCAGAATGATGAAGTAGAAGAACTTGCACAAGCGCTGGAAGAAAGCACGTTATCTTCCACAGATTTGAG CACCAGCACCGAAGGCAGCGAACTGAAATGGTGGAAAATTTTCAAGGAGTTTAATCCATCTGTCCACACATCAAA GGGCCGTTCTTGGTGGAGAAAGAGTAGCAAGCAGCGGAATACCCCTATTTGTGATGTTTGTGAGGAACAA ATTTGCTCGGCGTGGTTTAGGTGTTCCTACTGGGGCCAGACTGTCTGTAAAAAACATATATCTGATGGATCTCCTTATTGCTGTGCCTGTTCTAGATTTAAG ATAGGAGACATCAAGTATATCACTCTGAGTGATGGTCGAAAACTTTGCCCTGATTGTCGTTATACAGCAGTTATGGATCCTGAAGATTGTAAGCCCCTTCTCGATGAAGTGCACAGATTTTTCAAGGGATTAAACATGAAAATCAGATATTACATTCCAATTCTGTTAGTTGATGAACAAGAGTTAATCAGAATCCATAAAAAG GTCGTACTTGGCTCGACGATTTATGAGAAATTTGAACTGGATGCCGTAACTTAT GTGTCAAGGTCAATACAAAGGGGTGAAAATATTGAAGTGGTGAAAGAAGTAGAACAACTGCCTCCAGGACGCAAAGTGAGAGCAGTGCTGCTTTTATATGGCTTTCCAAA GTTGGCCATAGGATCAACTTTGGCTCATGAATTGATGCATGCTTGGATGCGCGTTAAAG GCTATAGAAGACTGTCCCTAAATATAGCAGAAGGTCTTTCCCAGGTTATGGCTCACAAGTGGCTAGAATGGCAATCTTTCACTGGTGATGACTACATGAAGAGTACAAGTGAAAAAGCTCAGTTCTTGAGAAATCTGAAAGAGTTTATGAAAGATGGAATAGAAAAAAGATATTCCGAGGCCTACGGTCATGGATTTAGAGAAGCGAAATGGGCAGTTGAACGTTATGGTTTAAGATACACACTCGAGCATATTGCTCGTACAGGCAAGTTACCTGAATGA
- the LOC132064676 gene encoding protein DA1-like isoform X6: MFANRFLDEGPSYQDQFSEDENEDVVRAIELSLQESNGKEIYTGDMEFPQNDEVEELAQALEESTLSSTDLRGRSWWRKSSKQRNTPICDVCEEQIGDIKYITLSDGRKLCPDCRYTAVMDPEDCKPLLDEVHRFFKGLNMKIRYYIPILLVDEQELIRIHKKVVLGSTIYEKFELDAVTYVSRSIQRGENIEVVKEVEQLPPGRKVRAVLLLYGFPKLAIGSTLAHELMHAWMRVKGYRRLSLNIAEGLSQVMAHKWLEWQSFTGDDYMKSTSEKAQFLRNLKEFMKDGIEKRYSEAYGHGFREAKWAVERYGLRYTLEHIARTGKLPE; this comes from the exons ATGTTTGCAAATAGATTTCTGGATGAAGGTCCTTCTTACCAG GACCAATTCTCAGAAGATGAGAATGAGGACGTGGTTCGTGCTATTGAACTATCTCTTCAAGAATcaaatggaaaagaaatatataCAGGTG ATATGGAGTTTCCCCAGAATGATGAAGTAGAAGAACTTGCACAAGCGCTGGAAGAAAGCACGTTATCTTCCACAGATTTGAG GGGCCGTTCTTGGTGGAGAAAGAGTAGCAAGCAGCGGAATACCCCTATTTGTGATGTTTGTGAGGAACAA ATAGGAGACATCAAGTATATCACTCTGAGTGATGGTCGAAAACTTTGCCCTGATTGTCGTTATACAGCAGTTATGGATCCTGAAGATTGTAAGCCCCTTCTCGATGAAGTGCACAGATTTTTCAAGGGATTAAACATGAAAATCAGATATTACATTCCAATTCTGTTAGTTGATGAACAAGAGTTAATCAGAATCCATAAAAAG GTCGTACTTGGCTCGACGATTTATGAGAAATTTGAACTGGATGCCGTAACTTAT GTGTCAAGGTCAATACAAAGGGGTGAAAATATTGAAGTGGTGAAAGAAGTAGAACAACTGCCTCCAGGACGCAAAGTGAGAGCAGTGCTGCTTTTATATGGCTTTCCAAA GTTGGCCATAGGATCAACTTTGGCTCATGAATTGATGCATGCTTGGATGCGCGTTAAAG GCTATAGAAGACTGTCCCTAAATATAGCAGAAGGTCTTTCCCAGGTTATGGCTCACAAGTGGCTAGAATGGCAATCTTTCACTGGTGATGACTACATGAAGAGTACAAGTGAAAAAGCTCAGTTCTTGAGAAATCTGAAAGAGTTTATGAAAGATGGAATAGAAAAAAGATATTCCGAGGCCTACGGTCATGGATTTAGAGAAGCGAAATGGGCAGTTGAACGTTATGGTTTAAGATACACACTCGAGCATATTGCTCGTACAGGCAAGTTACCTGAATGA
- the LOC132064677 gene encoding protein DA1-like isoform X1: MPFKILAEKLGSCALVNEDLILKMSANRFLDEGPSYENQLSEDENEDVIRAIEFSLQESKAKDIYMGDMEFPETDDVEELAQALEESTLSSTDESTSTGGRELKWWKLFKELNPFVQPSKSTSFWRKSRKRCNKLVCDVCEEQICSDWLVCTYWRQTFCEKHTSDGTPQCHSCSRFKIGDVKYITLNDGRKLCPDCRYTAVMDPGDCKPLLEEVHRFFKGLNMKVRYYIPILLVDEKEMIRNDNNKSSLGLTIYEKSTLDAVTYVSKSIQKGEKVKVVKEVEHLVEGRKVKAMLLLHGFPKMALGATLAHEMMHAWMRIEGYRGLSLNIAEGICEVFAHKWLEWQSFTGDDNIKGTSDNAQFLRNLKEYLKEGIEKNHSEAYGHGFREAKWAVERYGLRSTLEHISLTGMLPE; encoded by the exons ATGCCATTCAAGATTCTGGCAGAGAAGTTGGGGTCCTGTGCTCTGGTTAATG AGGATTTGATCTTGAAAATGTCTGCAAATAGATTCCTGGATGAAGGTCCTTCTTACGAG AACCAATTATCAGAAGATGAGAATGAGGATGTGATTCGTGCTATTGAATTCTCTCTCCAAGAATCAAAGGCAAAAGATATATACATGGGTG ATATGGAGTTTCCAGAGACTGATGATGTAGAAGAACTTGCACAAGCACTGGAAGAAAGCACATTATCTTCTACAGACGAGAG CACGAGTACCGGAGGCAGAGAACTGAAATGGTGGAAACTTTTCAAGGAGTTAAATCCATTTGTCCAACCATCAAA GAGCACTTCTTTCTGGAGAAAGAGTCGCAAGCGGTGCAATAAACTTGTTTGTGATGTTTGTGAAGAACAG ATTTGCTCGGATTGGTTAGTGTGTACCTACTGGCGCCAAACTTTCTGTGAGAAGCATACATCTGATGGAACTCCTCAGTGCCACAGCTGTTCAAGATTTAAG ATAGGAGATGTGAAGTATATCACCCTGAATGATGGTCGGAAACTTTGCCCTGATTGTCGTTATACAGCAGTGATGGATCCTGGAGACTGCAAGCCCCTTCTTGAAGAAGTGCACAGATTTTTCAAAGGATTAAACATGAAAGTCAGATATTACATTCCAATTCTGTTAGTTGATGAAAAAGAGATGATCAGAAATGATAACAACAAG AGCTCACTTGGCTTGACTATTTATGAAAAATCTACATTGGACGCCGTAACTTAT GTGTCAAAGTCAATACAAAAGGGTGAAAAAGTTAAAGTGGTGAAAGAAGTAGAACATCTGGTTGAAGGACGCAAAGTGAAAGCAATGCTGCTTTTACACGGCTTTCCAAA GATGGCCTTGGGAGCAACTTTGGCTCATGAAATGATGCACGCTTGGATGCGAATTGAAG GCTATAGAGGGCTGTCCCTAAACATCGCAGAAGGTATTTGTGAAGTTTTCGCTCACAAGTGGCTAGAATGGCAATCTTTTACTGGTGATGACAACATAAAGGGTACAAGTGACAATGCTCAGTTCTTGAGAAATCTGAAAGAGTATCTgaaagaaggaatagaaaaaaACCATTCTGAGGCATATGGGCATGGATTTAGAGAAGCAAAATGGGCAGTTGAACGTTATGGTCTAAGATCCACGCTGGAACATATATCTCTTACAGGCATGTTACCTGAATGA
- the LOC132064677 gene encoding protein DA1-like isoform X2: MSANRFLDEGPSYENQLSEDENEDVIRAIEFSLQESKAKDIYMGDMEFPETDDVEELAQALEESTLSSTDESTSTGGRELKWWKLFKELNPFVQPSKSTSFWRKSRKRCNKLVCDVCEEQICSDWLVCTYWRQTFCEKHTSDGTPQCHSCSRFKIGDVKYITLNDGRKLCPDCRYTAVMDPGDCKPLLEEVHRFFKGLNMKVRYYIPILLVDEKEMIRNDNNKSSLGLTIYEKSTLDAVTYVSKSIQKGEKVKVVKEVEHLVEGRKVKAMLLLHGFPKMALGATLAHEMMHAWMRIEGYRGLSLNIAEGICEVFAHKWLEWQSFTGDDNIKGTSDNAQFLRNLKEYLKEGIEKNHSEAYGHGFREAKWAVERYGLRSTLEHISLTGMLPE; encoded by the exons ATGTCTGCAAATAGATTCCTGGATGAAGGTCCTTCTTACGAG AACCAATTATCAGAAGATGAGAATGAGGATGTGATTCGTGCTATTGAATTCTCTCTCCAAGAATCAAAGGCAAAAGATATATACATGGGTG ATATGGAGTTTCCAGAGACTGATGATGTAGAAGAACTTGCACAAGCACTGGAAGAAAGCACATTATCTTCTACAGACGAGAG CACGAGTACCGGAGGCAGAGAACTGAAATGGTGGAAACTTTTCAAGGAGTTAAATCCATTTGTCCAACCATCAAA GAGCACTTCTTTCTGGAGAAAGAGTCGCAAGCGGTGCAATAAACTTGTTTGTGATGTTTGTGAAGAACAG ATTTGCTCGGATTGGTTAGTGTGTACCTACTGGCGCCAAACTTTCTGTGAGAAGCATACATCTGATGGAACTCCTCAGTGCCACAGCTGTTCAAGATTTAAG ATAGGAGATGTGAAGTATATCACCCTGAATGATGGTCGGAAACTTTGCCCTGATTGTCGTTATACAGCAGTGATGGATCCTGGAGACTGCAAGCCCCTTCTTGAAGAAGTGCACAGATTTTTCAAAGGATTAAACATGAAAGTCAGATATTACATTCCAATTCTGTTAGTTGATGAAAAAGAGATGATCAGAAATGATAACAACAAG AGCTCACTTGGCTTGACTATTTATGAAAAATCTACATTGGACGCCGTAACTTAT GTGTCAAAGTCAATACAAAAGGGTGAAAAAGTTAAAGTGGTGAAAGAAGTAGAACATCTGGTTGAAGGACGCAAAGTGAAAGCAATGCTGCTTTTACACGGCTTTCCAAA GATGGCCTTGGGAGCAACTTTGGCTCATGAAATGATGCACGCTTGGATGCGAATTGAAG GCTATAGAGGGCTGTCCCTAAACATCGCAGAAGGTATTTGTGAAGTTTTCGCTCACAAGTGGCTAGAATGGCAATCTTTTACTGGTGATGACAACATAAAGGGTACAAGTGACAATGCTCAGTTCTTGAGAAATCTGAAAGAGTATCTgaaagaaggaatagaaaaaaACCATTCTGAGGCATATGGGCATGGATTTAGAGAAGCAAAATGGGCAGTTGAACGTTATGGTCTAAGATCCACGCTGGAACATATATCTCTTACAGGCATGTTACCTGAATGA
- the LOC132064678 gene encoding ubiquinol oxidase, mitochondrial produces MIGKMNQLLLARSVMRRLVYGSTCNRCIASQLSSPPLVVWREVHKPSSESVVMMSDQRLIFSGQWWRMMSSTSEPPTKNSKSTVVRKEDDKDKKTSGDSVEKMEREDEVAVSSYWGVSRPKITKEDGSVWPWNCFMPWETYQADLSIDLSKHHVPKTFLDKVAYWTVKLLRIPTDLFFKEKYGCRAMMLETVAGVPGMVGGMLLHLRSLRKFEQSGGWIKALLEEAENERMHLMTMVELVQPKWYERLLVIAVQGVFFNFYFVLYLLSPKLAHRIVGYLEEEAIHSYTLYLNDIGRGKIENVPAPAIAIDYWRLPKDATLKDVITVIRADEAHHRDVNHFASDIHYQGKKLQESAAPVGYH; encoded by the exons ATGATCGGAAAGATGAATCAGTTGTTGTTGGCAAGGTCGGTGATGAGGCGATTGGTTTATGGCAGTACCTGTAACCGTTGCATAGCGTCACAACTGTCATCACCGCCGTTGGTAGTGTGGAGGGAAGTTCATAAGCCGAGTAGTGAGTCAGTTGTGATGATGAGTGATCAACGGCTGATATTCTCTGGTCAATGGTGGAGGATGATGAGCTCCACTAGTGAACCGCCAACCAAGAATTCGAAGTCCACTGTAGTGAGGAAGGAGGACGATAAGGACAAGAAAACGAGTGGTGATTCTGTAGAGAAGATGGAAAGGGAAGATGAAGTAGCTGTTTCCAGTTATTGGGGTGTATCGAGGCCAAAGATTACAAAAGAAGATGGCTCTGTGTGGCCTTGGAACTGCTTCATG CCCTGGGAGACATATCAGGCTGACTTGTCTATTGATCTAAGCAAGCACCATGTGCCCAAGACATTCCTTGACAAGGTTGCTTATTGGACAGTGAAACTTCTCAGGATTCCAACCGATTTGTTTTTTAAG GAAAAATACGGTTGCCGTGCAATGATGTTGGAAACAGTGGCAGGTGTGCCTGGAATGGTGGGAGGTATGCTATTACATCTGAGGTCATTGCGCAAGTTTGAGCAAAGTGGTGGCTGGATAAAAGCATTACTAGAAGAAGCTGAGAATGAGAGGATGCATCTGATGACTATGGTGGAGCTAGTACAACCTAAATGGTACGAGAGGTTGTTAGTTATTGCTGTGCAGGGagtgtttttcaatttttacttCGTGCTGTACTTGCTGTCCCCCAAACTTGCACACAGAATTGTTGGGTATCTGGAAGAGGAGGCTATACACTCATATACTTTGTATCTTAATGATATTGGTCGCGGTAAAATTGAAAATGTTCCAGCTCCTGCCATTGCAATTGACTACTGGAGACTGCCTAAGGATGCAACTCTAAAGGATGTTATTACTGTCATCCGTGCTGATGAAGCTCATCATAGAGACGTTAACCATTTCGCATCT GATATCCATTATCAAGGAAAGAAATTGCAGGAGTCAGCTGCTCCTGTTGGTTACCATTAA